In the Bacteroidota bacterium genome, one interval contains:
- a CDS encoding aldehyde dehydrogenase family protein, which produces MTDTSQYIIENKLNKQREFFATNKSKSIDFRLEQLRKLKKVILQNQEKIESALWKDLHKSPEEAYLTEISIVTKEIDNHIRKLKKWSKPKRVSTPLHLLPSSSKIIYEPLGVALIVAPWNYPFQLLINSLVGSISSGGCAVLKPSPDAPTVAKVMEEMISETYNSNYITVLQGGRKTNQILFSQQFDIIFFTGSSKVGKVVIKAAAENLTPVVLELGGKSPCIVDVDANIDIAAKRIAWGKLINAGQTCIAPDYLFAHDSIKNELLDKIEMYINKMYGNNIKESRFYPRIVNGAAMKRLEGILKQGKIHSGGEVDFKHKYISPTIIDNVQPDYLVMQDEIFGPVLPVMTFSNIDETINYINKNEKPLAFYYFGKNKKAKEVLMKTTSGGVCVNDTL; this is translated from the coding sequence TAGAGCAACTTCGTAAACTAAAAAAAGTAATTCTTCAAAATCAGGAGAAAATTGAGTCTGCACTATGGAAAGACCTGCATAAATCCCCGGAAGAAGCATATTTAACGGAGATTAGTATTGTTACGAAGGAAATAGACAATCATATAAGAAAATTAAAAAAATGGTCAAAGCCCAAGAGAGTTTCTACCCCACTCCATCTTTTGCCGTCATCGAGTAAAATAATATACGAACCCCTTGGCGTAGCTTTAATAGTAGCCCCATGGAATTATCCATTTCAGTTGTTAATAAATTCCTTAGTTGGCTCAATATCATCCGGTGGTTGTGCCGTTTTAAAACCTTCACCCGATGCTCCTACAGTTGCAAAAGTAATGGAAGAAATGATTTCTGAAACTTATAATAGTAATTACATAACAGTTTTACAGGGTGGTCGTAAAACAAATCAAATACTATTTAGTCAGCAATTCGATATAATATTTTTTACGGGGAGTTCAAAAGTAGGTAAAGTAGTAATAAAGGCCGCTGCCGAAAATTTAACACCGGTAGTTCTGGAATTAGGGGGAAAAAGTCCCTGTATTGTTGATGTGGATGCTAATATTGATATTGCTGCAAAACGCATTGCCTGGGGAAAACTTATAAACGCAGGACAAACCTGTATTGCTCCTGATTATCTTTTTGCACATGATTCTATTAAAAATGAGTTACTGGATAAAATTGAAATGTACATAAACAAGATGTATGGTAATAATATCAAAGAAAGCAGATTCTATCCGCGCATAGTAAATGGAGCTGCAATGAAGAGACTGGAAGGCATTTTGAAGCAGGGGAAAATACATTCCGGTGGAGAAGTTGATTTTAAACACAAATATATTTCTCCCACAATAATTGACAATGTTCAACCCGACTATCTGGTTATGCAGGATGAGATTTTTGGACCTGTCCTGCCGGTAATGACTTTCAGCAATATCGATGAAACTATCAATTACATAAATAAAAATGAAAAGCCATTAGCATTTTACTATTTTGGTAAAAACAAAAAAGCCAAAGAAGTTTTAATGAAAACAACATCGGGTGGAGTTTGTGTAAACGATACTCTAAT